The following coding sequences lie in one Hydrogenophaga sp. PBL-H3 genomic window:
- a CDS encoding LysR family transcriptional regulator, with amino-acid sequence MDQIQSIRVFARVVEAGTFTKAAESLDLPKGTVTKLVQHLEARLKVKLLNRTTRRVTVTPDGAAYYERTVRVLNDLDDIEASMTNAQAKPSGRLRVDVGTSVAQQIIIPALADFYRRFPDIQLDLGVTDRSVDLLADNVDCVIRGGELLDQSLVARRVANVPLITVASPAYLRAHGTPTHPEQLELEHTTVNYFSTRNGRPFANEFERDGQTLEISGRYRLSVNESNAMTAAVLAGLGVAQIGAFTAVPLIERGELVQVLDEWTCHNIPLYVVYPPNRHLSAKVRAFVEWVADLFSTHPQMSTRA; translated from the coding sequence ATGGATCAGATTCAATCAATACGCGTTTTCGCGCGCGTGGTGGAGGCCGGCACCTTCACCAAGGCGGCGGAGTCGCTGGACCTGCCCAAAGGCACGGTGACCAAACTGGTTCAGCACCTGGAGGCTCGCCTGAAGGTCAAGCTGCTCAACCGCACCACGCGGCGCGTGACCGTCACGCCCGATGGTGCGGCCTACTACGAGCGCACGGTGCGTGTGCTCAACGACCTCGACGACATCGAGGCCAGCATGACCAACGCGCAGGCCAAGCCCAGCGGGCGCCTGCGCGTGGACGTGGGCACCTCGGTGGCGCAGCAGATCATCATCCCCGCACTGGCCGACTTTTACCGCCGTTTCCCCGACATCCAGCTCGACCTGGGCGTGACCGACCGCTCGGTCGACCTGCTGGCGGACAACGTGGACTGCGTGATCCGTGGCGGTGAGTTGCTCGACCAGTCGCTGGTGGCGCGGCGCGTGGCCAACGTGCCGCTGATCACGGTGGCCTCGCCCGCATACCTGCGGGCGCACGGCACACCCACGCACCCTGAGCAGCTGGAGCTGGAGCACACCACGGTGAACTATTTCTCCACCCGCAACGGGCGGCCCTTCGCCAACGAGTTCGAGAGAGATGGCCAGACGCTGGAGATTTCGGGCCGATACCGGCTCTCGGTGAACGAGAGCAACGCCATGACCGCGGCGGTGCTCGCGGGCCTGGGCGTGGCGCAGATCGGCGCGTTCACCGCGGTGCCGCTGATCGAGCGCGGCGAGCTGGTGCAGGTGCTGGACGAATGGACCTGCCACAACATCCCGCTCTACGTCGTGTATCCGCCGAACCGCCACCTCAGCGCGAAGGTGCGGGCGTTCGTGGAATGGGTCGCGGACCTGTTCTCGACGCACCCACAGATGTCGACCAGGGCCTGA
- a CDS encoding alpha/beta hydrolase: MGSTTSTSASVAQTHPLSVPGTPGLELRVWGKKPRGGAVPLVLHFHGGAFVSGDLDSGACLAELLASSGAVVASLAYPLAPAHRFPDAVEAGYAALEWLYKQRTRLAGSTAPLFVAGEEAGGNIAAAVALMVRDRAHPPLAGQILVAPMLDPCNATASLRQTMGEATGCKWIDGWQQYLRGPMDAEHPYAVPCHAQRLAGLPPALILTGGDDPMRDEALAYAERLRGAGIAVHSGVLPSTTGWPDSLSEQPPGECPCAVEVREHVRAFFQAATPPPS; encoded by the coding sequence ATGGGTTCAACTACGTCAACGTCCGCCTCCGTGGCGCAGACACACCCCCTGTCGGTGCCGGGCACGCCAGGGCTGGAGCTGCGCGTGTGGGGCAAGAAGCCGCGCGGTGGCGCGGTGCCGCTGGTGTTGCACTTTCACGGCGGTGCCTTCGTCTCGGGCGACCTGGACAGCGGTGCCTGCCTGGCCGAACTGCTGGCCAGCTCGGGCGCGGTGGTGGCCTCACTGGCCTACCCGCTGGCGCCCGCGCACCGTTTCCCCGACGCGGTGGAGGCCGGCTATGCGGCGCTGGAGTGGCTGTACAAGCAGCGAACCCGCCTGGCCGGTTCCACCGCGCCGCTGTTCGTCGCCGGTGAAGAAGCGGGCGGCAACATCGCCGCTGCGGTGGCGCTGATGGTGCGCGATCGCGCCCACCCGCCGCTGGCCGGCCAGATCCTGGTCGCCCCCATGCTGGACCCGTGCAACGCCACCGCCTCGCTGCGCCAGACCATGGGTGAAGCCACCGGCTGCAAGTGGATCGATGGCTGGCAGCAGTACCTGCGCGGCCCGATGGACGCCGAACATCCCTATGCCGTGCCCTGCCACGCGCAGCGCCTTGCCGGTCTGCCACCGGCGTTGATCCTGACCGGCGGCGACGACCCGATGCGCGACGAAGCCCTGGCCTACGCCGAGCGCCTGCGCGGCGCGGGCATCGCCGTGCACAGCGGCGTGTTGCCCTCCACCACCGGCTGGCCCGACTCGCTGAGCGAGCAGCCCCCCGGGGAATGTCCGTGCGCCGTCGAGGTGCGCGAACACGTCCGTGCCTTCTTCCAGGCCGCGACACCGCCACCGTCCTGA
- a CDS encoding efflux RND transporter periplasmic adaptor subunit yields MSNLPTPLRRIWWPTAAVLAAVTLAGIALLQEAGVARASAPASAPPPMPVSVATVTESDIAAWEEFSGRLEAVERVDIRSRVAGVVQATHFREGALVAKGDLLISIDPAPYEAEAARAEAQTVAAQARVTHAGNELTRASRLWEDKAIARRELDDRESALREAEANLKAAQAQLQSSRLSLGYTQVRAPVAGRIGKLEVTVGNLIAAGPGAPVLTTLVSVSPIYASFDADEKTVTGALKGLAGGARPAVERIPVQMGTSATSDTPYAGQLQLIDNQVDPRSGTVRVRAVFDNKDGSLMPGQFARIRMGQPQTARTLLVSERAVGTDQDKKYVLVVGEGDKTEYRAVTLGAPVDGLRTVLSGLKPGERIVVNGLQRVRPGDVVQPQTVPMNNAVAVAKS; encoded by the coding sequence ATGTCCAACTTGCCCACTCCTCTGCGCCGCATCTGGTGGCCCACCGCCGCCGTCCTGGCTGCCGTCACCCTCGCGGGGATCGCACTCCTGCAGGAAGCCGGCGTCGCCCGGGCCAGTGCGCCGGCGAGCGCACCGCCGCCCATGCCGGTGTCCGTGGCCACCGTGACCGAGAGCGACATCGCCGCCTGGGAAGAGTTCTCCGGCCGGCTGGAGGCCGTGGAGCGGGTGGACATCCGTTCGCGGGTGGCCGGTGTGGTGCAGGCAACGCATTTCCGCGAAGGCGCCTTGGTGGCCAAGGGCGACCTGCTGATCTCCATCGACCCCGCGCCATACGAAGCGGAAGCGGCGCGCGCTGAAGCGCAAACCGTGGCGGCCCAGGCCCGCGTGACCCACGCCGGCAACGAGCTGACGCGCGCCAGCCGCTTGTGGGAAGACAAGGCGATTGCGCGGCGCGAGCTGGACGACCGCGAGAGCGCGCTGCGCGAAGCCGAGGCCAACCTCAAGGCCGCGCAGGCCCAGTTGCAAAGCAGCCGCCTGAGTCTGGGCTACACGCAGGTGCGCGCCCCGGTGGCCGGGCGCATCGGCAAACTGGAGGTGACCGTGGGCAACCTGATCGCCGCCGGCCCGGGTGCGCCCGTGCTCACCACCCTGGTGTCGGTCAGCCCGATCTACGCCAGCTTCGACGCCGACGAAAAGACCGTGACCGGCGCGCTCAAGGGCCTGGCGGGCGGTGCACGCCCGGCGGTCGAACGCATCCCCGTGCAGATGGGCACCTCGGCCACGAGCGACACGCCGTATGCCGGCCAGTTGCAGCTGATCGACAACCAGGTCGACCCACGCAGCGGCACGGTGCGCGTGCGCGCCGTCTTCGACAACAAGGACGGCAGCCTGATGCCCGGGCAGTTCGCGCGCATCCGCATGGGCCAGCCGCAGACCGCGCGCACCCTGCTGGTGAGCGAGCGCGCGGTGGGCACCGACCAGGACAAGAAGTACGTGCTGGTGGTGGGCGAGGGCGACAAGACCGAGTACCGGGCCGTCACGCTGGGCGCGCCGGTCGATGGCCTGCGCACCGTGCTCAGTGGCCTGAAACCCGGCGAGCGCATCGTCGTCAACGGCCTGCAGCGCGTGCGTCCCGGTGACGTGGTGCAACCGCAGACCGTGCCCATGAACAACGCCGTCGCCGTGGCCAAGTCCTGA
- a CDS encoding efflux RND transporter permease subunit, whose translation MNLSKFFIDRPIFAGVLSLLILIAGLVALRGLPISEYPEVAPPSVVVRAQYPGANPKVIAETVATPLEESINGVEGMLYMGSQATTDGVMTLTVTFKLGTDPDKAQQLVQNRVSQAEPRLPEEVRRLGITTVKSSPDITMVVHLVSPNDRYDINYLRNYAVLNVKDRLARIPGVGQVQIFGGGDYSMRVWLDPQKVAQRGLSASDVVTAIRGQNVQAAAGVVGASPGLPGVDMQLSINAQGRLQTEEEFGDIIVKTGADGAVTRLRDIARLEMGAADYSLRSLLNNKPAVGMGVFQAPGSNALDISAQVRATMAELQKNMPEGVEFRIAYDPTQFVRASIKSVITTLLEAIALVVLVVIVFLQTWRASIIPLLAVPVSVVGTFAVLHLLGFSINALSLFGLVLAIGIVVDDAIVVVENVERNIEAGLSPRDATYRAMKEVSGPIIAIALVLVAVFVPLAFISGLTGQFYKQFAVTIAISTVISAINSLTLSPALAALLLRGHNAPKDALTRGMDRVFGPLFRGFNRLFNRGSEAYSGGVRRVISRKALMMVIYLALVGVTFGLFKAVPSGFVPAQDKQYLIGFAQLPDGATLDRTEDVIQRMGEITKQNPNVEDAIAFPGLSINGFTNSSNSGIVFATLKPFAERQRADQSGGAVAGQLNQAYGSIQDAFIVMFPPPPVAGLGTTGGFKLQLEDKASLGYEAMDAAVKAFMAKAYQTPELAGMFTSWQVNVPQLYADIDRTKARQLGVPVTDIFDTMQIYLGSLYVNDFNQFGRTYSVRAQADAPYRARAEDVGLLKVRSNSGEMVPLSALMKVNSSFGPERAMRYNGYLSADINGGPAPGFSSGQAQDAIERIAAETLPQGIGFEWTELTYQEILAGNSALWVFPLAILLVFLVLAAQYESLTLPLSIILIVPMGLLAAMTGVWLDGGDNNVFTQIGLIVLVGLSAKNAILIVEFARELEFAGRSPVQAAIEASRLRLRPILMTSLAFVMGVLPLVLATGAGAEMRSAMGVAVFAGMIGVTAFGLFLTPVFYVLLRRLAGNRPLRQHGEIPHFEGFASGGGGSARAVPAAPLTH comes from the coding sequence ATGAACCTCTCGAAATTCTTCATTGATCGGCCGATCTTCGCGGGCGTGCTCTCGCTGCTGATCCTGATCGCCGGTCTGGTCGCGCTGCGCGGCCTGCCGATCTCCGAGTACCCCGAGGTGGCACCGCCCTCGGTGGTGGTGCGCGCCCAGTACCCGGGCGCCAACCCCAAGGTGATCGCCGAAACCGTGGCCACGCCGCTGGAGGAGTCCATCAACGGTGTCGAAGGCATGCTCTACATGGGCAGCCAGGCCACGACCGACGGCGTGATGACGCTCACCGTCACCTTCAAGCTCGGCACCGACCCCGACAAGGCCCAGCAGCTGGTGCAGAACCGCGTCTCGCAGGCCGAGCCGCGCCTGCCCGAGGAAGTTCGCCGCCTGGGCATCACCACGGTCAAAAGCTCGCCCGACATCACGATGGTGGTGCACCTGGTCTCGCCCAACGACCGCTACGACATCAACTACCTGCGCAACTACGCGGTGCTCAACGTCAAGGACCGGCTCGCACGCATCCCCGGTGTGGGCCAGGTGCAGATCTTCGGTGGTGGTGACTACTCCATGCGCGTCTGGCTTGACCCGCAGAAGGTCGCGCAGCGCGGCCTCTCGGCCAGCGACGTGGTCACGGCGATCCGTGGGCAGAACGTGCAGGCCGCGGCCGGTGTGGTCGGCGCTTCGCCGGGCTTGCCGGGCGTGGACATGCAGTTGTCCATCAACGCCCAGGGCCGCTTGCAGACCGAAGAGGAGTTCGGCGACATCATCGTCAAGACCGGTGCCGACGGTGCCGTGACCCGCTTGCGCGACATCGCCCGGCTGGAGATGGGCGCAGCCGACTATTCGCTGCGCTCGCTGCTCAACAACAAGCCCGCTGTGGGCATGGGCGTGTTCCAGGCACCAGGCTCCAACGCGCTCGACATCTCGGCCCAGGTGCGCGCCACCATGGCCGAGCTGCAGAAGAACATGCCCGAGGGCGTGGAATTCCGCATCGCCTACGACCCCACGCAGTTCGTGCGTGCCTCGATCAAGTCCGTGATCACCACGCTGCTCGAAGCCATTGCGCTGGTGGTGCTGGTGGTGATCGTGTTCCTGCAGACATGGCGCGCCTCCATCATTCCGCTGCTGGCGGTGCCGGTGTCGGTGGTGGGCACCTTCGCGGTGCTGCATTTGCTGGGCTTCTCGATCAACGCGCTCTCGCTGTTCGGCCTGGTGCTGGCGATCGGCATCGTGGTGGACGACGCCATCGTGGTGGTGGAGAACGTGGAACGCAACATCGAGGCGGGGCTCTCGCCGCGCGACGCCACCTACCGCGCGATGAAGGAAGTGTCGGGGCCCATCATCGCGATCGCGCTGGTGCTGGTCGCGGTGTTCGTGCCGCTGGCTTTCATCAGCGGCCTCACCGGCCAGTTCTACAAGCAGTTCGCAGTGACCATCGCGATCTCCACCGTGATCTCGGCCATCAACTCGCTCACGCTCTCGCCCGCGCTCGCTGCCCTGCTGCTGCGCGGTCACAACGCTCCCAAGGACGCGCTCACGCGCGGCATGGATCGCGTCTTCGGCCCGCTGTTTCGCGGCTTCAACCGCCTCTTCAACCGTGGCTCCGAGGCCTACAGCGGCGGCGTGCGGCGCGTCATCTCGCGCAAGGCGCTGATGATGGTGATCTACCTCGCGCTGGTGGGCGTGACCTTCGGCCTGTTCAAGGCGGTGCCCAGCGGCTTCGTGCCCGCGCAGGACAAGCAGTACCTGATCGGCTTTGCGCAGCTGCCCGACGGCGCCACGCTCGACCGCACCGAAGACGTGATCCAGCGCATGGGCGAGATCACCAAGCAGAACCCGAACGTGGAAGACGCGATCGCCTTCCCCGGGTTGTCGATCAACGGCTTCACCAACAGCTCGAACTCCGGCATCGTGTTCGCCACGCTCAAGCCCTTTGCCGAGCGCCAGCGCGCCGACCAGAGCGGTGGTGCTGTGGCGGGTCAGCTGAACCAGGCCTACGGCAGCATCCAGGACGCCTTCATCGTGATGTTCCCGCCACCACCGGTGGCGGGCCTGGGCACCACGGGTGGCTTCAAGCTGCAGCTGGAAGACAAGGCCTCGCTGGGCTATGAGGCGATGGACGCGGCGGTGAAAGCCTTCATGGCCAAGGCTTACCAGACGCCCGAGCTCGCCGGCATGTTCACGAGCTGGCAGGTCAACGTGCCGCAGCTCTACGCCGACATCGACCGCACCAAGGCGCGCCAGCTCGGCGTGCCGGTCACGGACATCTTCGACACCATGCAGATCTACCTCGGCAGCCTGTACGTGAACGACTTCAACCAGTTCGGCCGCACCTACAGCGTGCGCGCCCAGGCCGATGCGCCCTACCGCGCGCGCGCCGAAGACGTGGGCCTGCTCAAGGTGCGTTCGAACTCGGGCGAGATGGTGCCGCTGTCGGCGCTGATGAAGGTGAACTCCAGCTTCGGCCCGGAGCGCGCCATGCGCTACAACGGCTACCTCTCGGCCGACATCAACGGCGGCCCCGCGCCCGGCTTCTCGTCGGGCCAGGCGCAGGACGCGATCGAGCGCATCGCCGCCGAGACGCTGCCCCAAGGCATCGGCTTCGAATGGACCGAGCTCACCTACCAGGAAATCCTGGCCGGCAACTCCGCGCTGTGGGTGTTCCCGCTCGCGATCCTGCTGGTGTTCCTGGTGCTGGCCGCGCAGTACGAAAGCCTCACGCTGCCGCTGTCCATCATCCTGATCGTGCCCATGGGCCTGCTTGCCGCCATGACCGGCGTGTGGCTGGACGGGGGCGACAACAACGTGTTCACGCAGATCGGGCTGATCGTGTTGGTGGGGCTCTCGGCGAAGAACGCGATCCTGATCGTGGAGTTCGCGCGCGAGCTGGAGTTTGCGGGCAGGTCGCCGGTGCAGGCCGCGATCGAAGCCAGCCGCTTGCGGCTGCGCCCCATCCTCATGACCTCGCTGGCTTTTGTGATGGGCGTGCTGCCGCTGGTGCTGGCCACTGGCGCGGGCGCCGAGATGCGCTCGGCCATGGGTGTGGCCGTGTTCGCCGGAATGATCGGCGTCACCGCCTTCGGCCTGTTCCTCACGCCGGTGTTCTACGTGCTGCTGCGCCGCCTGGCGGGCAACCGCCCACTGCGCCAGCATGGCGAAATCCCCCACTTCGAGGGCTTCGCCTCCGGCGGTGGCGGCAGCGCGCGCGCCGTGCCCGCCGCTCCCCTGACCCATTGA
- a CDS encoding efflux transporter outer membrane subunit — MNKLHHLLPLAAALFLAGCATALPPLPTAADTPPQFKEQQRQNEHWTIAQPAEAQSRGTWWKAFNDPVLDDLAERAGANNTDIQEAAARLAQARSLVRGAQADRALQIGVGAGASRGAGANTASGATPATLLEAGVNLSYEVDLFGRLGRVRDAAELDAQSREALLQSTRLLVQAEVAQTYLALRAVDTERTLVQDTATAYGDTLRLTQRRFEAGDVAELDVIRIQTELAATEAEVFALNRGRAELEHALAVLVGEPASGFALAATNGDRALPVIPADVPGTVLARRPDVAAAQASLLAAQARVGVAQAAWFPSVSLTAAAGYASPDIGDLFKWSARAWGIGALMSVPLFDGGRREAGVQGAQAQLDAAAASYRGQVLNAFREVEDQLSALRWLQDQSQAQGRAVSAAQRASAISETRYRNGLVSQLELLDARRNELVNRRQAQRVEAARQQATVRLIRAIGGGWESGAPARGA; from the coding sequence ATGAACAAGCTCCATCACCTGTTGCCGCTGGCTGCCGCGCTCTTCCTGGCGGGCTGTGCCACCGCGCTGCCGCCGCTGCCGACGGCCGCAGACACGCCACCGCAATTCAAGGAACAGCAGCGCCAGAACGAGCACTGGACCATCGCCCAGCCCGCCGAGGCCCAGAGCCGAGGCACCTGGTGGAAGGCATTCAACGATCCGGTGCTCGACGACCTGGCCGAGCGCGCCGGTGCGAACAACACCGACATCCAGGAAGCGGCGGCCCGCCTGGCGCAGGCGCGCTCGCTGGTGCGCGGCGCCCAGGCCGACCGCGCACTGCAGATCGGCGTGGGGGCCGGCGCCTCCCGTGGCGCCGGGGCCAACACCGCCAGCGGCGCCACACCGGCCACGCTGCTCGAAGCCGGCGTGAACCTCTCGTATGAGGTGGACCTGTTCGGCCGCCTGGGGCGCGTGCGCGACGCGGCCGAGCTGGACGCGCAATCGCGCGAAGCCCTGCTGCAGAGCACGCGCCTGCTGGTGCAGGCCGAGGTGGCCCAGACCTACCTGGCGCTGCGCGCCGTGGACACGGAACGCACGCTGGTGCAGGACACCGCCACCGCCTACGGCGACACGCTGCGCCTCACGCAGCGCCGCTTCGAGGCCGGCGACGTGGCCGAGCTCGACGTGATCCGCATCCAGACCGAACTCGCCGCCACCGAGGCCGAGGTGTTCGCGCTCAACCGCGGCCGTGCCGAGCTGGAACACGCGCTGGCCGTGCTGGTGGGCGAGCCCGCCTCGGGCTTCGCGCTCGCCGCCACGAACGGCGACCGCGCGCTGCCGGTGATCCCGGCCGACGTGCCGGGCACGGTGCTCGCGCGCCGACCCGACGTGGCCGCGGCGCAGGCTTCGCTGCTGGCCGCGCAGGCCCGCGTGGGTGTGGCCCAGGCGGCCTGGTTTCCCAGTGTCTCGCTCACCGCAGCCGCGGGTTATGCGTCGCCCGACATCGGCGATCTCTTCAAGTGGTCGGCCCGCGCCTGGGGCATCGGCGCGCTGATGTCCGTGCCGCTGTTCGATGGCGGCCGGCGTGAGGCCGGCGTGCAGGGCGCACAGGCGCAGCTGGACGCCGCCGCCGCGAGTTACCGGGGCCAGGTGCTGAACGCCTTTCGCGAGGTCGAAGACCAGCTGTCCGCCCTGCGTTGGCTGCAGGACCAGTCGCAAGCCCAGGGCCGCGCGGTCAGTGCCGCGCAGCGCGCCAGCGCGATCTCTGAAACGCGCTACCGCAACGGGCTGGTCAGCCAGCTGGAGTTGCTCGACGCGCGCCGCAACGAGCTGGTCAACCGGCGGCAGGCGCAGCGCGTGGAGGCCGCCCGGCAGCAGGCCACGGTGCGGCTCATCCGCGCGATCGGTGGCGGGTGGGAGTCCGGCGCGCCGGCCCGGGGCGCCTGA